Proteins encoded by one window of Arachis hypogaea cultivar Tifrunner chromosome 1, arahy.Tifrunner.gnm2.J5K5, whole genome shotgun sequence:
- the LOC112720269 gene encoding zinc finger BED domain-containing protein RICESLEEPER 2-like, with amino-acid sequence MHESILKIRNAVRHVRASPGRTERFKTMIKEARILEKGTVHLDVPTRWNSTFLMLESALKFQKAFKRLGERDFEFAMMAGGIPRSEDWENARHFEHWMGSLDTVLSSMPKKMKSKYDKYWGNIKNTNMMIFIAVVLDPRYKLQLIKWSFEKLYEKKDAEFLTSKVKETLFKVFDSYRLFGGNYQRSTRQDPPEISTQELEAHETSFAMEFEKEMQFNESVNKNEVELYLMEALEKNGVQFDILNWWKVNSTKFLILGGIARDVLAMPVSTVASELAFSTRGRVLNNYRSSLTPMIAAALICTQNWLRNSPKLVLEELIEELEKLELGMKLHPLVIPMKKILVLSLIKVGLHYEVLAILLEKTP; translated from the exons ATGCATGAGTCAATTTTAAAGATTAGAAATGCGGTTCGGCATGTGCGTGCATCACCTGGTCGTACTGAGAGGTTTAAAACTATGATTAAGGAAGCTAGAATTCTGGAAAAAGGCACTGTCCATTTAGATGTTCCTACCAGGTGGAACTCTACCTTTTTAATGCTTGAAAGTGCTTTGAAGTTTCAAAAGGCATTTAAACGTTTGGGAGAGAGAGATTTTGAGTTTGCTATGATGGCTGGTGGGATTCCTAGGTCTGAGGATTGGGAGAATGCAAGGCATTttgaa CATTGGATGGGAAGCTTAGATACGGTACTTTCAAGCATGCCTAAGAAAATGAAGTCCAAGTATGATAAGTATTGGGGAAATATTAAGAACACAAACATGATGATTTTCATTGCAGTTGTTCTTGATCCTAGGTATAAGCTTCAATTGATTAAGTGGAGTTTTGAAAAGTTGTATGAAAAAAAAGATGCTGAATTTTTAACTTCAAAGGTGAAGGAGACGCTTTTCAAGGTGTTTGATAGCTACAGGCTATTTGGTGGTAACTATCAAAGGTCTACCCGGCAAGATCCTCCTGAAATTAGCACACAAGAGCTTGAGGCACATGAAACTTCTTTTGCtatggaatttgagaaggaaATGCAATTCAATGAGAGTGTTAACAAGAATGAGGTGGAGTTATATCTTATGGAGGCATTAGAGAAGAATGGCGTGCAATTTGACATTCTAAATTGGTGGAAAGTGAATTCCACTAAATTTCTAATTCTTGGGGGGATTGCAAGAGACGTCTTAGCCATGCCAGTTTCCACAGTTGCTTCAGAATTGGCATTTAGTACTAGAGGAAGGGTGttgaataattataggagttctcTAACGCCAATGATAGCTGCAGCGTTAATTTGTACCCAAAATTGGCTTCGAAACTCTCCAAAACTTGTCCTTGAGGAACTCATCGAGGAATTGGAGAAGTTAGAATTAGGGATG aaGTTGCACCCACTCGTGATCCCAATGAAGAAGATTCTGGTGTTGAGTCTGATTAAA gttgGTTTGCATTATGAAGTTTTAGCTATTTTGTTGGAGAAGACACCATAA